The following are encoded together in the Primulina tabacum isolate GXHZ01 chromosome 18, ASM2559414v2, whole genome shotgun sequence genome:
- the LOC142532245 gene encoding uncharacterized protein LOC142532245: MHNRPILSRRIGRWSFALTEFTLTYYPQKSVKGQAIADFLPDHLSLDEFIGEHVGFQVCGVEVRPWELQFDGSSTETAAGAGIVITSPRGVKTALSFNLGFPCTNNQAEYEALVIGLEILKDLGTKELLISGDTQLVLKHLSGEFKCTSLSLAPYYTAASQLLDDFEEVSLIHVPRQENWEANELA; encoded by the coding sequence ATGCATAATAGACCCATCCTCTCTAGGCGGATTGGCAGATGGTCTTTTGCATTGACCGAGTTTACATTGACCTACTACCCCCAAAAATCAGTAAAAGGCCAAGCTATAGCCGATTTTTTACCTGATCATCTTTCACTTGATGAGTTTATTGGAGAGCATGTTGGTTTTCAAGTTTGTGGAGTTGAAGTTCGACCATGGGAGTTGCAGTTCGATGGATCAAGTACAGAAACAGCAGCCGGAGCTGGTATTGTGATCACCTCCCCAAGAGGTGTGAAAACCGCTCTATCTTTTAATTTGGGTTTTCCATGCACCAACAATCAGGCAGAATACGAAGCACTGGTCATTGGGTTGGAAATTCTGAAAGATTTAGGGACGAAAGAGTTGTTAATATCAGGAGATACTCAGCTGGTACTCAAACACCTATCAGGGGAGTTCAAATGCACAAGTTTATCATTGGCTCCATATTATACCGCGGCATCCCAACTTCTAGATGATTTTGAAGAAGTGTCGTTAATACACGTCCCAAGGCAAGAAAATTGGGAAGCTAATGAGTTAGCATAG